In Vibrio alginolyticus NBRC 15630 = ATCC 17749, the sequence TTTTGATGTGCTTTGCCAAATATATACCGTAAAAATATTATCAAGGTAGCATTAAATGCTAGACGATTTGGCCTTCAAATTGCCGTTAGCATACCACCAGATAAGGAGTACGAGTAGTCGCGATCACAAGGATTTCTCTCAGAACTGTCACAGTTTGTGAATACAATAACAAGCACTATGTGTTCTCTATCATATATTCTGAAAGTGGCTTTATTTTTTAATTCATAAAATTGTAATTTAATTACACATAAACTTTGATAAAGGTCAATTTGTGCATTTTTTGTGATTCCAATCACTAAAATGCTTGTAATTAAATTTCTTGGTGGTATATTTGTAACCAGCTTCTGAGAGAAGAATGAAATGCTCAAAGGATGAGTCCGTTTTATCGCCTCCAAGGAACCGAGAAATCAACGAATGTTTAATTGATTTAAAAGGTGATAGTTATGAAAGGTTTACCAAGTACAATGTTCTGGAATAGCAAGTCTGTTTACACCGGTAACTTTGTATACCCAACAAGCTTTGGCTACTAAGTGAAGTCAACGCATGTGACTCGAACAGTTTGTTCACCCCTATAAATTGGAATTTTTTTTCAGTGATAGTGCTGACATGATTCACCGCCACCCAAATTGGGTGGCGTTTTTTTATCTCTATTTTCTCTTCCTGACTCACTTATTGCCATCAAAGCCTTCTTCTATTCCCCATTCTTCGGTTTTATCGACTTTTCCATCAAATCTGTTAGATACCATGTTTAAAATGGGCCTTTTTCATCTGAAAGTTTAGTACATTGCTCAGTTTTTATTCTCTTTTAGAGAACTGTGTTATCTGGGTTACCTATTGTTTTATAAGAATATATTTCTTTGCTTGCTATGATAGATTAGAGAATGTGTTTCATATCCAAAGAAAAAAAACGCATTAGAGTGAAGATTCTATCTAGAATTTGCTATTTGATAACTTTATAATTCCCGCCAATCGATTACGCAACCGTTTACTTTTTTACCTTTACAGGATTCGATCATGCTCGAGAGGCTTTTTAAACTCAGTGAAAATGGCACAAATGTGCGTACTGAGATCATTGCAGGTGTTACGACCTTCCTAACTATGGCTTACATTATTTTTGTAAACCCAGCGATCCTGTCGGATACCGGTATGGACCGTGGCGCCATTTTTGTCGCGACTTGTCTTGCTGCCGCAATCGGCTGTTTTATCATGGGATTTGTTGCCAATTACCCAATCGCACAGGCACCAGGAATGGGCCTGAACGCATTTTTTACTTACTCTGTTGTATTGGGAATGGGTTATACGTGGCAAGTTGCGTTGGCGGCTGTATTTGTTTCTGGCCTTCTGTTCATTCTTTTAAGCGTATTTAAGATCCGTGAGTGGATTATTAACTCGATCCCGCATTCTCTACGAACAGGTATTTCAGCTGGTATTGGTCTTTTCTTAGCGTTTATCGCATTAAAAAATGCAGGTATCGTCGTTGATAACCCAGCGACATTAGTTTCTATGGGAGAGATCACATCATTGCCATCTGTATTGGCCGCGATTGGCTTCTTTCTTACGATTGCACTGGTTCACCGTGGTGTGAAAGGTGCGGTGATGATCGCCATTCTTGGCGTTACAGCGCTTGGTCTTCTATTTGGTGATGTGCAGTGGGGCGGTATTATGTCAACGCCACCAAGCATTGCGCCAACTTTCATGCAACTGGATTTCTCTGGTTTGTTTGAAGTAGGCATGATTTCCGTCGTATTTGCTTTCCTATTTGTCGATTTATTTGACACCGCAGGTACGCTCGTTGGCGTTTCTCAAAAAGCTGGTCTAACTGATGAGAATGGCAACATCCCTCGTTTAAACAAAGCGTTACTTGCAGACTCAACAGCAACGTCAGTAGGTGCATTACTTGGTACCTCTAACACGACATCTTATATTGAAAGCGTTTCTGGTGTAGCTGCGGGTGGGCGTACTGGTCTAACAGCCGTGGTTGTTGGTGTACTCTTCCTACTTGCTCTATTGTTCTCACCACTTGCGGGTATGATCCCTGCTTATGCAACGTCAGGTGCGCTATTCTATGTGGCGATCTTGATGCTGTCTGGGCTAGTAAGCATTGATTGGCGTGACCTAACTGAAGCGTCCCCAGTTGTTGTGACTTGTTTAGTTATGCCGCTAACATTCTCGATTGCAGAAGGTATCACGTTAGGCTTTATCGCATACGCAGCGATCAAGTTATTCAGCGGTAAGGGCCGTGAAGTGTCGATGAGTGTATGGGTGATGTCAGCCATCTTCATCGTTAAATACCTCGTCGGTTAATTTCTCGAGCAAAAAGCCAGTGTGGATTTATTCACGCTGGCTTTTTCTTTTTTACGTTGTTCACAGAAGACGGTTTTTCTGCGGAATAGGTAGAGAATTTTGATATCACCGTTGGTATTAGCGGTGTGTTTCGGTAGAATAATCGTTTGCGCAGCTTGAAATCCTCGTCTCCAAACATTTTGGAGAAGTTAGTGAGCATTCCGCTTTTGAGTGACTTCGCTAGATTTTGAGGATGCATATTTTCAAATTATTAGGTTATTACAATGAGTAAAAAATTCATTATCACTTGGGATGCAATGCAGACTTACTGCCGTGAACTGGCTGAAAAACAAATGCCAGCTGAGCAATGGAAAGGAATTTGGGCGGTAAGCCGCGGCGGTTTGGTTCCTGGCGCTATTTTGGCTCGTGAACTTGGTATTCGTTATGTTGATACAATCTGTATTTCAAGCTACGACCATGATCATCAGCGCGATATGACGGTACTAAAAGCACCTGAAGGTGATGGCGA encodes:
- a CDS encoding NCS2 family permease, coding for MLERLFKLSENGTNVRTEIIAGVTTFLTMAYIIFVNPAILSDTGMDRGAIFVATCLAAAIGCFIMGFVANYPIAQAPGMGLNAFFTYSVVLGMGYTWQVALAAVFVSGLLFILLSVFKIREWIINSIPHSLRTGISAGIGLFLAFIALKNAGIVVDNPATLVSMGEITSLPSVLAAIGFFLTIALVHRGVKGAVMIAILGVTALGLLFGDVQWGGIMSTPPSIAPTFMQLDFSGLFEVGMISVVFAFLFVDLFDTAGTLVGVSQKAGLTDENGNIPRLNKALLADSTATSVGALLGTSNTTSYIESVSGVAAGGRTGLTAVVVGVLFLLALLFSPLAGMIPAYATSGALFYVAILMLSGLVSIDWRDLTEASPVVVTCLVMPLTFSIAEGITLGFIAYAAIKLFSGKGREVSMSVWVMSAIFIVKYLVG
- the gpt gene encoding xanthine phosphoribosyltransferase, whose amino-acid sequence is MSKKFIITWDAMQTYCRELAEKQMPAEQWKGIWAVSRGGLVPGAILARELGIRYVDTICISSYDHDHQRDMTVLKAPEGDGEGYLIVEDLVDSGDTARKLREMYPKAKMIAVCAKPSGKELLDDYVVDIAQDTWIEQPWDMSIQYAEPVNRKQK